From the genome of Flavobacterium sediminis:
ATTAAGGTAAGAACGGGATTTGCCGTAGTTTTTAACGGTTACGTTTTCACCTTGTAACTCATTTAGTGCGTTGATTACAGTTTCTCCTTTTGCAACAACCAGTTTCAGATCGTTAGTGTAATTGATTCGGATAGAAAATTTTTTGGCACTGATAACATGTTTCAAACTATATACTTTCAATGTGTTGCTTGCAACTGAAAAGTTAATGGCGTCATGAAGATTATCATCAGCTTCAATTTCAACGGAAGGTTTGTCACCTTTTACTAAATAGACTTCTAAGTTATCGTCTATTTCAATATTTTCGAAATTTTCTATTTCATTAATAGTATGTGTGACAATTTTTGAACCTTTTACTTTTTCTTTCTTTTGTGCCTGAGTTAAAAAAGTAACACTGAAAACTAATAGGGTAAGTACTGCTGATCTCTTCATTTTTGTTGGATTTGGTCAATCTATTACAAATACTGTTCCAAATGGAATCTTTGCAAACAAACCTACACAAAAAAGATCGGTGAACCAAAAATATGATATAATTTTTTGTATAAAAAAACATCGGTAAAAACCGATGTTTATACTTTGCTTTTGGTGAAACTTATTGCAGGCTGACACTGCCTCCCGAGCTTTTATCTGTCGTGATCCTTTTAGGTTGGCTCACATACGTGATGGAAGCACCGCTTGAGGCATCAGCTTTCAGGTTTTCAGTTGGATTTACATGAGTAGAGCTTCCGCTTGAAGCTTCGGAATCAACATTTTGAGCAACAAGGTTTTCAAGATTCATACTGCTTCCGCTGGAAGAATCCGTTTCAAGAGAAACTGTTTGTCCGTTTAGTTTCATAGTACTTCCGCTACTGCTCTCACAATCTATTTTTTGAGCTTCAACGGAAAAAGTAAGGCTGCTACCGCTGCTGGAATCAAAATCTACAGTTTTACAGTGAAAAGTATTTGCTGAAGTCACATTGGCTCCGCTAGACGATGATAATTCAGTAAGTTCAGGTAATGTGATATAAACTTTTTTGGCGGAGCTTTTACGGATATTAGCATCTGAATATACTTCCAAGTAGCCTTCTTTTACTTCTGTGAAAATATGATCCTGTAAGTTTTCGTCTGCTTCAATAGTTATGCTCTGATCCGGACTTTGTTTAACAATTACCTGTAAACCTGTTTTTGCTTTTATTGCAGTAAAAGGTTCTGTGATAGTTCTGTTTACAGTTACAACATTTCCGTTTCCGCTTACAGATTGGAAATTGGAATTGAACTTAGTGCACGAATTCATCAAGATCCCGATAAGTATCAGGATGATAACTTTTGTAAATTCTACAATGATTTTAAGCATGATTTTTATTTTATAGTTGTGGTGTGATGTTATTTGGTTTTAATGTTGATTTCATCTTTTTTAACGTTAATGTTCAACTCTTTATTATTGATCTTTAAGGAAACATTTTCGTTAATAGTATCTGTAATTTCGTCGAAATCAAAGTCATCTTCGTCAGAAGGACAATCCAGACAGACGATCTCGTCATCGGCTACCTGATAAATATACTCATCAGAGTTATGATGCAAATCAAAGATTTTATTGTCAGACCAATCAAAATCCTGAATGCTTTTATCAGGTTTAATATGTACGCCTTTAGGTAAATAGAGGTAAACATTTACTTCTTGATCCCGAAACTTGTTCTTGAAATCCGTTGTAAAATAGTTGTCTAAATTAATCTTATTTTTTTGAATTTCAAAATGATAGTTTATATTGTCAGAGCGATCCTTTGCATCTTTATGCGATTTACCGGTTGCTGATTTTTCAATTTGTATGTAAGGTTGGTCAGTTTCAGAAATCAGGAAATGTACTCTAACCTTTGTTGAAAAAATGATCTCATTATTGTTGGCATCATGAGTATATTTAGCTCTTTCATGTTCGTAGACGCTTTTTGTGAAATAATCGTCATAGCTCATTTTTACATATAAGGTGTCCTGAGGTTCTAAAAAGAATTCTTCTTTTTGAACTGATTTACCGTCATAACCGATGGCAGTAGCCTGTTTTAAGCCGAAATAAACGACTCCAATAATTGAAAGCAACCATACAGCTAAAAGCGTATATTTAAAATAGTTACCGATCGGCTTCATATTGGTTACCAAAAGTTTTAAACCTAGCAGGAGTAAAGCCAAGAAAGGAATACCCACACTAAATAGTAATAAGATACCTTGGATCCAGAGCGGTACTTCAAAATCAAAAGGTGTTTCTATATGGTTGAAAATAAAGGTGTCTGGCATTGATGAAGTGAAAATCATAACCACAGAACCAATGATCACACCAAGTAAGGTCATTGAAGCAAAAAGAATAATAAAGGCTCCGATGAATTTGGCCAGAAATTTAAAAATAGCCATAAAAACATCACCTAAAGTCTTTCCAATCTGGTTGGCTCCCGATTTTGCAGTATTGGTGATCTTTTCAGAATCCAGATTATTGATTTTATCTGAAATCTCACCAATACCTTCCTTTACCTTTTTTTCGATATTAGAGATATTAATAGGTTCGCCTCTCATTTCTAATTTCTGTGCTGTAGTAACAGCTTCCGGTATTAAGATCCATAATACTAAATAGATCAATACGGATGTACCGAAACTGATAAACGGAGAAATTATGAACAAGATACGCACCCAAAGCGGATCAATACCAAAATAATGTCCGAACCCGGCAGCTACACCTCCTAAAATAGAGTTGTCACGGTCTCTGTACAATCTTCTGGTACGAGATGTAGATTTGGAATATGTTGTTGATTTCTGATTGTAGCTTGGTTCTTCGTCGATTAAATAATCTTCCGGTTGTCCCATAATAGCAATTACCTCTTCAACTTCAGTGATGCCTACCACTTGTTTTTCACTTTTTAGGCGTTCTTGAAAAAGTTCGGCAATACGGCTCTCTATATCGTTAATGATCTCATCTCTGCCTTCCGGCGAAAGAGAACGCTTAACGGCGTCAAAATAGCGAGTTAGTGTTTGATAGGCATTCTCATCTATATGAAAGAAAAAACCGCCTAAATTTATGCTGATTGTTTTGTTCATGACTTTTTAGTTTTGACTGTTTCCAGTGATGATGTTTACGGCATCTGATAGTTCGACCCAAGTGTTGTTTAGTTCTTTTAAAAATTCTTTTCCTTCATCGGTAAGCCCGTAGTATTTTCTCGGAGGCCCCGATGTTGATTCTTCCCAACGATAGCTAAGAAGCCCATCGTTTTTTAACCTTGTTAATAAAGGGTAAACGGTACCCTCCACAACAAGGAGCTTTGCTTCTTTAAGGGTTTCCAGAATTTCTGAAGTATAAGCATCTTTTTCTTTTAAAACAGATAAGATACAAAATTCTAGAATTCCTTTGCGCATCTGTGCCTTAGTGTTCTCGATGTTCATGATTTTTTAAGGTTTTTAACTGAAACCCACAGCATTTTTTTGTGGATATCAGCATGCATTAAACTGTTCATTTTTTTGATTGATTTGATTGATGATTGAAACGTTTACTTAATAAATTTTATAGTTAATGGATAAGAAACTTCTTGTCCGTTTGCCGCTTTATAAGCAGCATAAATGATTAGAATGAATTCAAATATTTTGATTATGGCAGTTAATAATATTGCAACTAACCCCAGTATAATTAATCCTGATATATTTTGGCTGCTAATTAAATTATTGATCTCAATGTGATGTTCGTTAAAATCAACAGTTTTAAGTAAATTGTATAACCAAAAGACAGCTGTAGGTATTGCAATTAAAACAAAGATTAAAGAATACAGCAGAATACTTAATTGAAAATTTAAAGCTTGTTTACCATGTTTATCTACAAATTGAGATTCTTGTCTTTTAGAGGACCATATTAATAAAGGAAATATAAAATTTCCGAAAGGAATACAATATTGGCTCAGTAAGCTTAATTGTAAAAGAGTGGATGTGTTTTTTTCGTTTGAAGTTGCCATTTTACTATAACTAATAATTTCTTATACAAAGATAAGTCTAAAAGAAGGTATTATGTTACGCATAGTACCTTAAATTAACAAAAATTTAACAAATATAAAAATATTATGAACGCATAGTATTTTTTGTATTTTTACAAAAAATAAAATCAAAAATGAAATTCACACCTTCTAAATTAAACGCTTTTATGTTTTTTAAACTACCTTCAGCTTATTGGAGCGGAGTAAGAGTAAAAGCAATCCAACCGGAGCAATGTAGTGTAACGGTGAAGTATAAATGGTTCAATCAAAATCCGTTTCGTTCAATGTATTTCGCAGTACAGGCAATGGCCGCTGAATTCACTACCGGAGCTTTAGTAATGTATCAGATTCAGAAAAGCGGCAAAAGTATTTCTATGCTTGTAGCGCAAAACAAAGCACTATTTACTAAGAAAGCGACAGGCAGAATCACATTTACTTGTACTGAAGGAAATAGAATAAAAGAAACCATAGAAAAAGCAATAGCAACTAAAGAAGGACAAACGGTTTGGCTAACCTCAAAAGGTGTGAATGAAAAAGGAGAACAGGTTTCTGAAATGCAGTTTGAATGGACCATTAAGGTTAGAAACTGATTTCACACGCTAATTTGGACCGGATGCTTGATCTGTTAACAAAAGTTAATTTCCGTCTGAAAGCCTATTTTGTTTGTAAATTTGTAGTAACCAAAAAACTACAAAAAATTCAATTGTAGTTTGTAAAGACTGAAAACATGAAAGTGTTAATTACAGGAGCTACTGGCTTAATAGGAAGTGAATTGGTAAAATTACTACTGCAGAGAGGGGTAAAAGTCAATTATTTAACCTCCAGTAAATCAAAACTGATTAAAGAAGAAAATTATCAAGGTTTTTACTGGAATCCGGATAAAGGTGAAATTGACTTAGATGCCTTTGAAGAAGTAGAATGTCTTATCAATTTAGCAGGAGCCACTGTATCTAAAAAATGGACACCGGCATACAAACAGGAAATCATTGAGAGTCGTGTGTTATCAACACGCTTGCTCTATCAGTCACTTTTAAAAGACTCTTTTGATATAAAACAGATTATTTCTGCTTCTGCAATCGGAGTTTATCCTAGCAGTGAAACGACTATTTATACAGAAGAATCCAACCAGATTGATAACAGTTTTTTGGGATGTGTAGTAGCAAAATGGGAGGATGAGGTAAAAAACTTTGCTAAATTAGGCATAAGAGTCAGTTTTGTTAGAATCGGATTGGTACTAGCACCTGACGGAGGAGCTTTAACAGAAATGCTTAAGCCGATTAAATTAGGATTAGGCGCAACATTCGGATCGGGAAAACAATATCAATCATGGATACATATAAAAGATTTGGCTCGCATATTCTCTTTTATAATGGATAATGAACTGGAGGGAATTTATAATGGTGTATCCCCTTATCCGGTAACGAATGAAGTGTTGGTTAAATCCATAGCGCAAACATTAGACAAACCGCTTTTTTTACCGGGGATTCCTAAAATGGCCATGAAGTTGCTTTTAGGGGAAATGCACGAACTATTGTATTCAAGTCAGCACGTAAGTGCCCGTAAGATATTAGACGAGGGATTCCAATTCAAATATTCTAATTTAGATAAAGCATTACAAGATATATTACAATAAAAAATCCCGAGAAATCGGGATTTTTTTATCATATAGCAAAGGCTTTATTTTTTATGAGCTTTTACTGTAACTTCAAGTTCAATATCGTCATCGACAAATTTATCTTTCAGATCGTCAAAAATAGATTTAGAAGCATAATTAACACCCCAAAGTGTTCTGTTGATCTTAAAAGGATCAGAGTGTAAAGTTACGTCAGAATCATTGATAGTGATTTCAGCAGGGAACTCAACAGGTTTAGAGATTCCTTTCATGGTTAAGATCCCTTTTACAAAATAAGCTCCGTTAGCCTCTTCAGTGCTAAGTATTTTAAAATGACTGTCAGGATATTTTGCAGTATTGAAGAAGTGATCCTCAGTTTCTTTATCACCTAAACCTTTTAAGTGTGTTTCCAGTTTCATTTTGTCGTCACCTTCCAGATCCGTAACATTGATAGAAGTCATGTCAATACTGAAATTACCACTTTCTATTTTGCCGTCAGTAATGGTAAATCCGCCATCCTTCAATGAAATAGTTCCGGTATGCTTTCCGGTTGGTTTAGATCCGGTCCAGTTAATAACTGATGCAGCAGCATCTATTTTATAATTACCAAGGCTATCAACAGCTTCTTCAACGGTAACCGTTTCACTAGGCATTTCTGCTTTCTCTTCTTTTTTGCAGCTATTCAGACCAATGAAAGCTACTAAAGACAAACTTAAAAGGATTTTTTTCATAATTTATATAGTTTTTAGAATTAGTTTCTCTCAAAAATACTAAAATTCTTTTAAATTTAGAATGTGTTTAAATAAAAAGCTGTCAATTTGACATTTTTAATGAATTGGCAATACATTTGCTACTCACAATAAAAAGTTTAAAATAATATACAGAGATATGAATCAAGAAGGTACTGAAAATGTTGAAAAAGATGCCATCCGAAACGAAGACACAAACGATCAATCGGATAATCAGGAAATTCAAGACCCTCAAATGACTGCTGAGGAAAAATTAGAGGAAGATCTGGCAAAAGAAAAAGATAAATTTTTACGCTTATTTGCTGAATTTGAGAACTATAAAAAGAGAACCGGTAAGGAACGAATAGATTTGTTTAAAACGGCTAATCAGGAAGTTTTACAAGCTATGTTACCTGTTTTAGATGATTTTGACAGAGCTTGGGCTCAGATATCGAATTCAGAAGATGAGGCTTTGATAAAAGGTGTGGAATTGATTCATGAAAAGTTAAAAAATACGTTGGCATCTAAAGGTTTAGAACTGGTAGATATTAAAACGGGTGATGATTTTAATGCTGATTTCGCAGAAGCAATAACTCAAATTCCGGCTCCTTCTGATGATTTAAAAGGGAAGGTAGTAGATGTAGTGGAAAAAGGATATAAGTTAGGAGACAAAATTATTCGTTTTCCAAAAGTAGTGATCGGAATGTAAATTAACAGGACTTGAGAGTTAAAAGCTTAAGACTTGATTATTAAGGTTAGTAAAAATGAAAAAGGACTATTACGAAATATTAGAGATCAGCAAAACTTCTACAGTAGAAGAAATTAAAAAAGCCTACAGAAAAAAAGCCATTCAGTATCATCCGGATAAAAACCCGGGTGACAAAGAGGCGGAAGAAAATTTTAAATTGGCAGCAGAAGCTTATGAGATATTGAGTGATCCTGACAAAAAAGCACGTTACGACCAGTATGGTCATGCCGCATTTGACGGTGCAGGAGATTTTGGCGGAGGACACATGAATATGGATGATATCTTCAGCCAGTTCGGAGATATTTTTGGAAGTGCTTTTGGTGGCGGTTTCTCGGGATTCGGTGGCGGATTTTCCGGAGGTGGTCAACGCCGTGTAAAGGGAAGTAACTTGAGAATCAAAGTGAAATTAACACTTGAAGAAATTGTTAACGGAGTTGAGAAAAAAGTAAAAGTAAAACGAAAAGTTCAGGCCAAAGGAGTAACGTATAAAACCTGTCCTACCTGTCATGGTTCCGGACAGATAACTAAAATAGCAAATACGATTTTAGGAAGAATGCAAACTGCTACAACATGTACGACTTGCCAGGGTTCCGGTCAGATATTAGACCAAAAACCATCAGGTGCTGATGCATACGGTATGGTAATGGAAGACGATACGGTTTCTATAAAAATTCCGGCAGGTGTGGTAGACGGAATGCAGTTAAAAGTTTCCGGAAAAGGAAATGAAGCACCGGGAAGTAATAGTATTCCGGGAGATTTGATTGTTGCGATAGAAGAACAAGAACATGAATTTTTAAAACGTGAAGGAGAAAATCTTCATTATGATCTGTATATCAGCTATCCGGAAGCTGCTTTAGGTGCTTCTAAGGAAATTGAAACAGTCGGAGGTCGTGTACGAATTAAACTGGAAGACGGTATTCAATCCGGAAAAATCTTAAGATTGAAGGGAAAAGGAGTGCCTAGCTTAAACGGATACGGCAACGGAGATTTACTTGTCCATGTCAATGTCTGGACTCCGAAATCATTAAACAAAGAACAAAAAGAGTTTTTTGAAAAAATGTTAAGCGACGAAAACTTTAAACCAAAGCCTGAAAAATCAGACAAATCTTTTTTTGAAAAAGTAAAAGATATGTTTTCATAATTAAATAAAAATATATACATTTGAACCTCACTTTATTATAAAGTGAATTTTCTTTTTCATAGCAATTTTTCCCATCCTGCCTAAAAATAGGATGGGTTTTTTTGTAACAATTCTTTACAAAACATTACTAACAGTAAAAAACTAAAATACTGTAATGAACAATATTCTTGACGTTCAAAATGTAGTGAAACAATATGGTGATTTTACAGCCTTGAATAATGTTTCGCTTCAAGTCCCTAAAGGAAGTATTTATGGATTATTAGGACCTAACGGGGCTGGAAAAACTTCATTGATCCGAATCATTAATCAAATAACGATCCCGGATAGCGGAACTGTTCTGCTGGATGGAGAAAAGCTAAATTTGGAACATATTCAACATATTGGATATTTGCCGGAAG
Proteins encoded in this window:
- a CDS encoding GIN domain-containing protein, with the protein product MKRSAVLTLLVFSVTFLTQAQKKEKVKGSKIVTHTINEIENFENIEIDDNLEVYLVKGDKPSVEIEADDNLHDAINFSVASNTLKVYSLKHVISAKKFSIRINYTNDLKLVVAKGETVINALNELQGENVTVKNYGKSRSYLNVNSTYFTLILSDKSEAELNVKAQSTTLELSNNAELKALIASPEFKLDMYENSEAEIEGDAAQAKIRLDNSASLTSDNLTLKQLDLTVEGYVKTRVNVIDQITISASGKAEIELYGQPKIEMVQFTNNATLYKKEK
- a CDS encoding PadR family transcriptional regulator; amino-acid sequence: MNIENTKAQMRKGILEFCILSVLKEKDAYTSEILETLKEAKLLVVEGTVYPLLTRLKNDGLLSYRWEESTSGPPRKYYGLTDEGKEFLKELNNTWVELSDAVNIITGNSQN
- a CDS encoding PspC domain-containing protein — its product is MNKTISINLGGFFFHIDENAYQTLTRYFDAVKRSLSPEGRDEIINDIESRIAELFQERLKSEKQVVGITEVEEVIAIMGQPEDYLIDEEPSYNQKSTTYSKSTSRTRRLYRDRDNSILGGVAAGFGHYFGIDPLWVRILFIISPFISFGTSVLIYLVLWILIPEAVTTAQKLEMRGEPINISNIEKKVKEGIGEISDKINNLDSEKITNTAKSGANQIGKTLGDVFMAIFKFLAKFIGAFIILFASMTLLGVIIGSVVMIFTSSMPDTFIFNHIETPFDFEVPLWIQGILLLFSVGIPFLALLLLGLKLLVTNMKPIGNYFKYTLLAVWLLSIIGVVYFGLKQATAIGYDGKSVQKEEFFLEPQDTLYVKMSYDDYFTKSVYEHERAKYTHDANNNEIIFSTKVRVHFLISETDQPYIQIEKSATGKSHKDAKDRSDNINYHFEIQKNKINLDNYFTTDFKNKFRDQEVNVYLYLPKGVHIKPDKSIQDFDWSDNKIFDLHHNSDEYIYQVADDEIVCLDCPSDEDDFDFDEITDTINENVSLKINNKELNINVKKDEINIKTK
- a CDS encoding DUF4870 domain-containing protein → MATSNEKNTSTLLQLSLLSQYCIPFGNFIFPLLIWSSKRQESQFVDKHGKQALNFQLSILLYSLIFVLIAIPTAVFWLYNLLKTVDFNEHHIEINNLISSQNISGLIILGLVAILLTAIIKIFEFILIIYAAYKAANGQEVSYPLTIKFIK
- a CDS encoding DUF4442 domain-containing protein, whose translation is MKFTPSKLNAFMFFKLPSAYWSGVRVKAIQPEQCSVTVKYKWFNQNPFRSMYFAVQAMAAEFTTGALVMYQIQKSGKSISMLVAQNKALFTKKATGRITFTCTEGNRIKETIEKAIATKEGQTVWLTSKGVNEKGEQVSEMQFEWTIKVRN
- the dnaJ gene encoding molecular chaperone DnaJ, whose translation is MKKDYYEILEISKTSTVEEIKKAYRKKAIQYHPDKNPGDKEAEENFKLAAEAYEILSDPDKKARYDQYGHAAFDGAGDFGGGHMNMDDIFSQFGDIFGSAFGGGFSGFGGGFSGGGQRRVKGSNLRIKVKLTLEEIVNGVEKKVKVKRKVQAKGVTYKTCPTCHGSGQITKIANTILGRMQTATTCTTCQGSGQILDQKPSGADAYGMVMEDDTVSIKIPAGVVDGMQLKVSGKGNEAPGSNSIPGDLIVAIEEQEHEFLKREGENLHYDLYISYPEAALGASKEIETVGGRVRIKLEDGIQSGKILRLKGKGVPSLNGYGNGDLLVHVNVWTPKSLNKEQKEFFEKMLSDENFKPKPEKSDKSFFEKVKDMFS
- a CDS encoding nucleotide exchange factor GrpE yields the protein MNQEGTENVEKDAIRNEDTNDQSDNQEIQDPQMTAEEKLEEDLAKEKDKFLRLFAEFENYKKRTGKERIDLFKTANQEVLQAMLPVLDDFDRAWAQISNSEDEALIKGVELIHEKLKNTLASKGLELVDIKTGDDFNADFAEAITQIPAPSDDLKGKVVDVVEKGYKLGDKIIRFPKVVIGM
- a CDS encoding head GIN domain-containing protein is translated as MLKIIVEFTKVIILILIGILMNSCTKFNSNFQSVSGNGNVVTVNRTITEPFTAIKAKTGLQVIVKQSPDQSITIEADENLQDHIFTEVKEGYLEVYSDANIRKSSAKKVYITLPELTELSSSSGANVTSANTFHCKTVDFDSSSGSSLTFSVEAQKIDCESSSGSTMKLNGQTVSLETDSSSGSSMNLENLVAQNVDSEASSGSSTHVNPTENLKADASSGASITYVSQPKRITTDKSSGGSVSLQ
- a CDS encoding TIGR01777 family oxidoreductase, giving the protein MKVLITGATGLIGSELVKLLLQRGVKVNYLTSSKSKLIKEENYQGFYWNPDKGEIDLDAFEEVECLINLAGATVSKKWTPAYKQEIIESRVLSTRLLYQSLLKDSFDIKQIISASAIGVYPSSETTIYTEESNQIDNSFLGCVVAKWEDEVKNFAKLGIRVSFVRIGLVLAPDGGALTEMLKPIKLGLGATFGSGKQYQSWIHIKDLARIFSFIMDNELEGIYNGVSPYPVTNEVLVKSIAQTLDKPLFLPGIPKMAMKLLLGEMHELLYSSQHVSARKILDEGFQFKYSNLDKALQDILQ
- a CDS encoding YceI family protein yields the protein MKKILLSLSLVAFIGLNSCKKEEKAEMPSETVTVEEAVDSLGNYKIDAAASVINWTGSKPTGKHTGTISLKDGGFTITDGKIESGNFSIDMTSINVTDLEGDDKMKLETHLKGLGDKETEDHFFNTAKYPDSHFKILSTEEANGAYFVKGILTMKGISKPVEFPAEITINDSDVTLHSDPFKINRTLWGVNYASKSIFDDLKDKFVDDDIELEVTVKAHKK